A window of Xylophilus sp. GW821-FHT01B05 contains these coding sequences:
- a CDS encoding MgtC/SapB family protein, translating into MEAFKNFNLMSLLDTFISLTTAFVLGSLIGLERQVRQRTAGLRTNTLVAVGAAVFVDMANRLSGHDGAVRVVAYVVSGIGFLGAGAIMKEGANVTGLNTAATLWGSAAVGACAGADLIGEALLAALFVLASNTLLRPVVNRINRRPIDEESSEAIYRVYVVCQREAQAELREKIVELLEAAQYPVREVDQHAFGQDEAEIQATLYATAVDSDELDRVIAALEAQPGVSQAFWDSSAEE; encoded by the coding sequence ATGGAAGCATTCAAGAATTTCAACCTGATGTCGCTGCTCGACACCTTCATCAGCCTGACGACGGCATTTGTGCTGGGCAGCCTGATCGGCCTGGAGCGCCAGGTGCGCCAGCGCACGGCCGGGCTGCGCACCAATACGCTGGTGGCTGTCGGTGCGGCGGTCTTCGTGGACATGGCCAATCGGCTGAGCGGGCATGACGGCGCCGTGCGCGTCGTCGCCTATGTGGTCTCGGGCATCGGCTTTCTGGGCGCCGGCGCGATCATGAAAGAGGGCGCCAATGTCACCGGCCTCAACACCGCCGCTACGTTATGGGGCTCGGCCGCAGTCGGCGCCTGCGCCGGGGCGGACCTGATCGGCGAGGCCTTGCTGGCGGCGCTGTTCGTACTGGCCAGCAACACGTTGCTGCGGCCGGTGGTCAACCGCATCAACCGCCGGCCCATCGACGAGGAATCGAGCGAGGCGATCTACCGCGTCTACGTGGTCTGCCAGCGCGAGGCACAGGCAGAGCTGCGCGAGAAGATTGTTGAGCTACTGGAGGCCGCCCAGTACCCGGTGCGCGAGGTGGACCAGCACGCTTTTGGCCAGGACGAGGCCGAGATCCAAGCCACTTTGTACGCCACCGCCGTGGACTCCGATGAACTGGACCGAGTTATCGCCGCACTCGAAGCCCAGCCCGGTGTATCGCAGGCCTTCTGGGATTCCAGCGCCGAGGAATAG
- a CDS encoding LysR family transcriptional regulator — translation MESLSGLAVFVQTAKTQSFVSTGRALGISASAVSKSISRLEDRLGVRLFQRSTRSVRLTTEGDVFLERCQRILVELEGAEQEMSAMNRLPRGRLRVGLSYAAGLPMPAIAGFMERYPEIELDLDFSDRLTDVIDEGLDLVIRGGEPSDSRLVSRRLGVFRICLVAAPSYLARRGQPAKPADLVQHDCLHYRYPSSGRLEPWPLRHSSKAADGLVLPMSMVSSNLEALLYLVKAGRGIACVPDFAVKSALAAGELRLVLDGHMKRSTTFRVLWPSSKQMSPKVRVFVDYMVANFGHGLSGKAEADTPG, via the coding sequence ATGGAAAGCCTGAGCGGGCTTGCCGTCTTCGTGCAGACGGCCAAAACGCAGAGCTTCGTGTCCACCGGACGTGCCCTCGGCATATCAGCCTCTGCGGTGAGCAAGAGCATCTCGCGGCTGGAGGATCGCCTGGGTGTGCGGCTGTTCCAGCGCAGCACGCGTTCGGTGCGCCTCACTACAGAAGGCGACGTGTTTCTGGAGCGGTGCCAACGCATCCTTGTCGAGCTGGAAGGGGCCGAACAGGAGATGTCGGCGATGAACCGGTTGCCGCGCGGTCGATTGCGGGTGGGGCTGTCGTACGCCGCCGGCCTACCGATGCCGGCAATCGCCGGCTTCATGGAGCGATACCCCGAGATCGAACTCGACCTGGATTTCAGCGATCGCTTGACTGACGTGATCGATGAAGGGCTCGACCTTGTGATTCGGGGCGGAGAGCCGAGCGATTCACGCCTTGTGTCCCGACGCCTGGGCGTCTTTCGCATCTGCCTGGTGGCAGCACCGAGCTACCTGGCACGACGGGGCCAACCCGCCAAGCCTGCGGACCTCGTGCAGCATGACTGCCTGCACTACCGCTATCCGAGTTCAGGAAGGCTGGAACCATGGCCACTCCGGCATTCGAGCAAAGCGGCTGACGGACTGGTGCTGCCGATGAGCATGGTTTCCAGCAACCTGGAAGCCTTGCTCTACCTTGTGAAGGCAGGCCGTGGCATAGCCTGCGTACCCGACTTTGCGGTCAAGAGCGCACTAGCGGCGGGTGAGCTTCGGCTAGTGCTGGACGGCCACATGAAGCGCTCCACCACCTTCCGGGTCCTTTGGCCGAGCAGCAAGCAGATGTCGCCCAAAGTGCGCGTGTTCGTCGACTATATGGTCGCGAATTTCGGTCACGGGCTCAGCGGCAAGGCAGAAGCTGACACGCCTGGCTAG
- a CDS encoding DUF1330 domain-containing protein: protein MSAYVVYVRDRITDPDEFKKYEESAAAASVGHPITALAFYGAVETLEGPPVDGAVILQFPTVADARASYDSPLYQAALQHRLRGAEYRVFIIEGAAA from the coding sequence ATGAGTGCATACGTCGTCTATGTCAGGGACCGGATCACCGATCCCGATGAGTTCAAGAAATACGAGGAGAGCGCCGCCGCAGCATCGGTTGGGCACCCCATCACAGCGCTGGCTTTTTATGGCGCTGTCGAGACGCTGGAGGGGCCCCCGGTAGACGGGGCGGTCATCCTCCAGTTCCCAACGGTGGCCGACGCCCGCGCCTCTTATGACAGCCCGCTCTACCAGGCGGCCCTGCAACATCGGCTGAGGGGCGCCGAGTACCGCGTTTTCATCATCGAGGGAGCCGCAGCCTAA
- a CDS encoding LysR family transcriptional regulator: MDFDPSLLRAFVAVKETGSFTRAAERLHLTQSAVSHQIRKLEEQVGRQLLRRTTRSLTVTEDGEDFLRYAQQILDTLDAMTQRFQPSPISGAVRFGVPDNFMGDRLAPLLAQFSRAFPSVRLEVSVEMHLDLRAMIRAGELDLAVVMSPPDCVEGTRLRRTQLVWAAAEGFEAPKGASLPMAFFPQPCMNRKVSAGALEGTPIDWHVVFTSASPQGIRAAVLAGLAITVLTREDVEPGMKIVDGRYGLPPLPSVDFALIWSEAGKTPCACRFGQLILEMPELQIPAARALQNI; encoded by the coding sequence ATGGACTTCGACCCCAGCTTGTTGCGCGCCTTTGTTGCCGTCAAGGAAACCGGCAGCTTCACGCGCGCGGCCGAGCGCCTGCACCTGACGCAGTCCGCCGTCAGCCACCAGATCCGCAAGCTCGAAGAGCAGGTCGGCCGGCAGCTTCTGCGCCGCACCACGCGCAGCCTCACCGTGACGGAAGACGGCGAAGACTTTCTGCGCTACGCGCAGCAGATCCTCGACACGCTGGACGCCATGACCCAACGCTTTCAGCCCTCGCCCATCTCGGGCGCGGTGCGCTTTGGCGTGCCGGACAACTTCATGGGCGACCGGCTGGCGCCGCTGCTGGCGCAGTTCTCACGCGCGTTTCCGTCCGTGCGGCTGGAGGTCAGCGTGGAGATGCATCTGGACCTGCGCGCCATGATCCGGGCCGGCGAGCTAGACCTGGCCGTGGTGATGTCGCCGCCCGACTGCGTGGAAGGCACGCGCCTGCGGCGCACGCAACTGGTCTGGGCGGCGGCGGAAGGCTTCGAGGCACCCAAGGGCGCCTCGCTGCCCATGGCCTTCTTTCCCCAGCCTTGCATGAACCGAAAAGTAAGCGCCGGGGCGCTGGAAGGCACGCCCATCGATTGGCACGTGGTCTTCACCTCGGCCAGCCCGCAGGGCATACGCGCGGCCGTGCTGGCCGGGCTTGCCATCACGGTGCTCACGCGTGAAGACGTGGAGCCCGGCATGAAGATCGTCGATGGCCGCTACGGCCTGCCACCCTTGCCCAGCGTGGACTTTGCGCTGATCTGGAGCGAGGCCGGCAAGACGCCCTGCGCCTGCCGCTTTGGCCAGCTGATCCTGGAGATGCCGGAGCTGCAGATCCCCGCAGCGCGGGCACTACAAAATATATAG
- a CDS encoding SDR family oxidoreductase encodes MQNSLPVALVTGSTSGIGAAIARRLSQEGFAVVLHSRSSVEAGQALAAELGAAAYVQADLAQDADRVRLVREAVGFWGRLDVLVNNAGISRVIPHADLAAATPAVWQELHEVNVVAPFRLVAEAEPALRDAARRGRPGCVVNVSSHAGVRPKGASIPYATTKAALNHMTRLLALSLAPDIRVNAVAPGLVDTPLTADWTAAQKLWREHSPMRRAAKPQDIAQAVAMLVASDYLTGEILLSDGGLNLT; translated from the coding sequence ATGCAAAACAGTTTGCCTGTCGCCCTTGTCACGGGCTCCACCTCCGGCATTGGTGCCGCCATTGCGCGACGCTTGTCGCAAGAAGGCTTTGCCGTCGTGCTGCATTCGCGCAGCTCGGTCGAGGCCGGGCAGGCATTGGCGGCTGAGTTGGGCGCTGCCGCCTATGTGCAGGCCGACCTGGCCCAGGACGCTGACCGCGTCCGGCTGGTGCGGGAGGCGGTCGGCTTTTGGGGGCGGCTTGATGTGCTGGTCAACAACGCCGGCATCAGCCGCGTGATCCCGCATGCGGACCTGGCCGCTGCAACGCCCGCCGTGTGGCAAGAGCTGCACGAGGTCAACGTGGTTGCGCCCTTCAGGCTGGTGGCTGAGGCCGAGCCCGCACTGCGCGACGCCGCCCGGCGCGGCCGGCCGGGCTGTGTGGTGAACGTCAGCTCGCATGCCGGCGTGCGCCCCAAGGGCGCCTCCATTCCCTATGCCACGACCAAGGCGGCGCTGAACCACATGACCCGCTTGCTGGCGCTGTCGCTCGCGCCCGATATCCGGGTCAACGCCGTCGCGCCGGGCTTGGTCGATACCCCGCTGACGGCCGACTGGACGGCGGCGCAAAAGCTCTGGCGCGAGCACTCCCCCATGCGCCGCGCCGCCAAGCCGCAAGACATCGCCCAGGCGGTGGCAATGCTGGTGGCATCGGACTACCTCACGGGCGAAATCCTGCTGTCGGATGGCGGTTTGAATCTGACCTGA
- a CDS encoding methylated-DNA--[protein]-cysteine S-methyltransferase yields the protein MSLPGFALFDSPIGRCGIAWNTQGIAAVQLPEADDVTTRLRVAHAAGGAQEAMPPGVLQAAIARIQALLHGVRDDLADLQLDLSRTPDFQRRVYAATRAVPPGRTTSYGDIAQQLGMPGSVRAVGQALGHNPFPIIVPCHRVLAAQGRSGGFSGYGGTATKLRMLEIEGAQFGDMPGLF from the coding sequence ATGAGCCTGCCGGGATTTGCGCTGTTCGACTCGCCCATCGGCCGCTGCGGCATTGCCTGGAACACGCAAGGCATCGCCGCCGTGCAACTGCCCGAGGCCGACGACGTGACGACCCGGCTGCGCGTGGCCCATGCGGCCGGCGGCGCGCAAGAGGCCATGCCGCCTGGTGTGCTGCAGGCCGCCATCGCCCGCATCCAGGCGCTGCTGCATGGCGTGCGGGACGATCTGGCAGACCTGCAGCTGGACCTGTCGCGCACGCCGGATTTCCAGCGACGCGTCTATGCCGCCACCCGCGCCGTGCCGCCGGGCCGCACCACCAGCTACGGCGACATCGCCCAGCAGCTTGGCATGCCGGGCTCGGTGCGTGCCGTGGGGCAGGCGCTGGGGCACAACCCTTTTCCCATCATCGTGCCCTGCCACCGCGTGCTGGCGGCGCAGGGGCGATCCGGCGGCTTCTCTGGCTACGGCGGCACGGCGACCAAGCTGCGCATGCTGGAGATCGAGGGCGCGCAGTTTGGGGATATGCCGGGACTTTTCTAG
- a CDS encoding enoyl-CoA hydratase/isomerase family protein: MTTTNRLSVVHQSPFYWRVVIGNPPLNLFDPEMFAELNVLMDDIERDKDLKVVVFESTDADFFMNHHDVENRLKVLDQPGAMPFFGNWPRFVTRLAQSSVISIAKVRGRARAQGFEFALACDMRFASKERAKFALIEVGGSSIPGGGGVEWLSALVGRSRTLEIVCSADDFDADIGERYGFVNRSIPDAELDAFVDALAERMGRFEKRALETGKKMVNGRAGVPSEGDLWTSNHILQGVDLWPEAQHAFTKLLGAGLGKVGDFELNMAARLGDLPAA, translated from the coding sequence ATGACCACCACCAATCGCCTTTCCGTTGTGCATCAGTCGCCGTTCTACTGGCGCGTCGTCATCGGCAACCCGCCCCTGAACCTGTTCGACCCGGAGATGTTCGCCGAGCTGAATGTCCTCATGGACGACATCGAAAGGGACAAGGATCTCAAGGTTGTCGTATTCGAGAGCACCGACGCCGACTTCTTCATGAACCATCACGATGTCGAAAACCGACTCAAGGTTCTGGATCAGCCGGGTGCGATGCCGTTCTTCGGCAACTGGCCGAGGTTCGTGACCCGCCTTGCGCAGTCGTCCGTCATCAGTATCGCGAAGGTGCGAGGCCGGGCAAGGGCGCAAGGCTTCGAGTTCGCTCTGGCCTGCGACATGCGGTTCGCATCCAAAGAACGCGCCAAGTTCGCGTTGATCGAGGTCGGCGGCTCATCGATCCCAGGCGGCGGGGGCGTCGAATGGCTCTCCGCGCTGGTCGGACGTTCGCGGACGCTGGAGATCGTCTGCAGCGCCGATGACTTCGACGCGGATATTGGCGAGCGCTACGGCTTCGTCAATCGCTCCATCCCGGACGCCGAACTCGACGCGTTCGTTGACGCCCTGGCCGAGCGCATGGGACGGTTCGAAAAGCGTGCGCTGGAGACGGGCAAAAAAATGGTCAATGGGCGTGCGGGCGTCCCGTCCGAGGGCGACCTTTGGACCTCCAACCACATCCTTCAGGGCGTTGACCTGTGGCCCGAGGCACAGCACGCGTTCACGAAGCTGCTCGGCGCCGGCTTGGGGAAAGTCGGCGATTTCGAGCTGAACATGGCCGCACGCCTCGGTGATCTTCCTGCTGCCTGA
- a CDS encoding SDR family NAD(P)-dependent oxidoreductase, translated as MNKQPKAWFITGASRGFGRLWATAALERGDAVAVTARDTKALEPLVTKFGSAVLPLQLDVTDRAAVIAAVAHAQQAFGRLDVALSNAGYGHQGAVEEITETEARAQFDTNFFGATWVAQAALPIFRAQRSGHLIAVSSVLGVCAVPNFGLYSASKFAVEGLLDALAQEVASHGVKVTLVEPAGYATDFNNPSSSKQSAPLPAYDGVRAELARQFESYAFGKPAATSAAILKLVDSPEPPLRLALGAGTIPQIEATYAARLSTWAAWREVAIAAQG; from the coding sequence ATGAACAAGCAACCGAAGGCATGGTTCATCACCGGTGCCAGTCGCGGCTTCGGACGCCTCTGGGCAACGGCCGCCCTTGAACGCGGAGACGCGGTCGCAGTAACGGCTCGGGACACCAAGGCGCTCGAGCCTCTGGTGACGAAGTTTGGCAGCGCGGTCTTGCCGCTGCAGTTGGACGTGACCGACCGTGCTGCGGTGATCGCGGCAGTGGCCCATGCCCAACAAGCGTTTGGCCGCTTGGATGTCGCGCTCAGCAACGCCGGCTATGGTCATCAAGGTGCTGTCGAAGAAATTACAGAGACCGAGGCTCGCGCGCAGTTCGACACCAACTTCTTTGGCGCGACGTGGGTCGCCCAGGCTGCGCTACCGATTTTTCGCGCCCAGCGCAGCGGGCACCTGATCGCGGTCTCGAGCGTGCTGGGGGTGTGCGCAGTCCCGAACTTTGGCCTCTACAGCGCGTCCAAATTCGCGGTCGAGGGGCTACTTGATGCGCTGGCGCAGGAAGTCGCATCACACGGAGTGAAGGTGACGCTTGTCGAGCCTGCGGGCTATGCGACGGACTTCAACAATCCGTCCTCCTCCAAGCAATCCGCACCGCTGCCGGCATACGACGGCGTCCGGGCCGAGTTGGCCCGACAGTTCGAGAGCTACGCCTTCGGCAAGCCTGCTGCGACGTCGGCCGCGATTCTCAAGCTCGTGGACAGTCCGGAGCCGCCGCTGCGCTTGGCCTTGGGTGCTGGCACCATTCCTCAGATCGAGGCGACCTATGCCGCCAGGCTCTCGACTTGGGCGGCTTGGCGGGAAGTCGCCATTGCGGCCCAGGGTTGA
- a CDS encoding MATE family efflux transporter: MVLSNILQSLSGTLNNIYIGQMIGTHALAAVAGMFPIVFFFISLVIGIGAGASVLIGQAWGARELGKVKAIAGTALSLGLLLGLVVALFGGTFTEVLLRALGTPADILPDAIGYARIMMLAMPGLLVYILLTQLMRGVGDTLTPLYALMMSTVVGLLLTPALIRGWGGLPQLGVRSAAVASIVSFIVALAFLVWHMRRKTHALAPDRVLLRALRVDRHILASVLRIGLPTGVQMIVISLAEIVLLALVNRFGSDATAAYGAVNQVVNYVQFPALSIAITASILGAQAIGAGRPERLGAIARTGLQLNLVLTGSLVVLGYLLSRQFLGVFITRPAVVEVAQTLLHIMLWSSVIFGFQAVLGGVMRSSGTVLVPTGISIFCIAAIEVPAAYGLSQHFGLNGVWMAYPITFIAMLVLQAAYYRLVWRHRKIERLV, translated from the coding sequence ATGGTGCTCAGCAACATCCTGCAGTCGCTGTCGGGCACGCTCAACAACATCTACATCGGGCAGATGATCGGCACCCACGCGCTGGCGGCGGTGGCGGGCATGTTTCCCATCGTGTTCTTCTTCATCTCGCTGGTGATAGGCATAGGCGCGGGCGCCTCGGTGCTGATCGGGCAGGCCTGGGGCGCACGCGAACTGGGCAAGGTCAAGGCCATTGCCGGCACCGCGCTCAGCCTGGGCCTGCTGCTGGGGCTGGTGGTGGCGCTGTTTGGCGGCACGTTTACCGAGGTGCTGCTGCGCGCGCTAGGCACACCGGCCGACATCCTGCCCGACGCCATCGGCTACGCCCGCATCATGATGCTCGCCATGCCGGGCCTGCTGGTCTACATCCTGCTGACCCAGCTCATGCGCGGCGTGGGCGACACGCTGACGCCGCTCTACGCGCTGATGATGTCGACCGTGGTCGGCCTGCTGCTGACCCCGGCGCTGATCCGCGGCTGGGGCGGGCTGCCGCAGTTGGGCGTGCGCAGCGCGGCGGTGGCCTCCATCGTGTCCTTCATCGTTGCGCTGGCTTTTCTGGTCTGGCACATGCGGCGCAAAACCCATGCGCTGGCACCCGACCGCGTGCTGCTGCGGGCACTGCGGGTAGACCGGCACATCCTGGCATCGGTGCTGCGCATCGGCTTGCCGACCGGGGTGCAGATGATCGTGATCTCACTCGCAGAAATCGTGCTGCTGGCGCTGGTCAACCGCTTTGGCTCGGACGCCACCGCCGCCTACGGCGCGGTCAACCAGGTGGTGAACTATGTGCAGTTCCCGGCGCTGTCCATCGCGATCACCGCCTCCATCCTGGGCGCGCAGGCCATTGGTGCCGGCCGCCCCGAACGCCTGGGCGCCATCGCCCGCACCGGCCTGCAGCTCAACCTGGTGCTGACGGGGAGCCTGGTCGTCCTTGGCTACCTGTTGTCCCGGCAGTTCCTGGGCGTCTTCATCACCCGCCCGGCCGTGGTGGAAGTGGCGCAGACGCTGCTGCACATCATGCTGTGGAGCAGCGTGATCTTCGGCTTCCAGGCGGTGCTGGGCGGTGTGATGCGTTCCAGCGGCACGGTGCTGGTGCCCACGGGGATCTCCATCTTCTGCATTGCCGCCATCGAAGTGCCCGCTGCCTACGGTCTCAGCCAGCATTTCGGCCTGAACGGGGTCTGGATGGCCTACCCGATCACCTTCATCGCCATGCTGGTGCTGCAGGCGGCCTACTACCGGCTGGTGTGGCGCCACCGCAAGATTGAACGGCTGGTGTAG
- a CDS encoding DUF2239 family protein, which produces MLQPSSPHASAPLPAAAPDSGTCTAFLGTRRIASGRAADLAAQLALVAPSYTLQDQMLVFDDDNGQQVDLPPPGMPIPAQPVQPAAEPPARPRGRPRLGVVAREVTLLPDQWDWLSRQPGGASATLRRLVLDARRAEGGRSRVRTAQEAAYRFMTAIAGNLPGFEEALRALFAQDQPRFDLLTRAWPEDVHRYAHKLAADAWEPA; this is translated from the coding sequence ATGCTGCAGCCCTCCTCGCCTCACGCCTCAGCCCCATTGCCGGCGGCAGCTCCAGACAGCGGGACCTGCACCGCCTTCCTGGGTACGCGCCGCATCGCATCCGGCCGAGCCGCAGATCTGGCCGCGCAGCTCGCGCTGGTGGCGCCGTCCTATACCTTGCAAGACCAGATGCTGGTCTTCGACGATGACAACGGCCAGCAGGTCGACTTGCCGCCGCCAGGCATGCCCATCCCGGCGCAGCCGGTGCAACCGGCGGCCGAGCCGCCGGCGCGGCCACGCGGCCGCCCGCGCCTAGGCGTGGTGGCACGCGAGGTGACGCTGCTGCCGGACCAATGGGACTGGCTGTCGCGCCAGCCGGGCGGCGCATCGGCGACCCTGCGCCGCCTGGTGCTGGACGCCCGCCGCGCCGAGGGCGGGCGCAGCCGGGTACGGACGGCGCAAGAGGCGGCCTACCGCTTCATGACGGCCATTGCCGGCAACCTGCCGGGTTTCGAGGAAGCGCTGCGCGCCCTGTTCGCGCAAGACCAGCCACGCTTCGATTTGCTGACCCGGGCCTGGCCCGAAGACGTACACCGCTACGCCCACAAACTTGCCGCCGACGCCTGGGAACCCGCATGA
- a CDS encoding MFS transporter, with protein sequence MPLSHASKNWIALAAISLVALMFGLEISSVPVILPTLEQVLHGDFRDMQWIMNAYTIACTTVLMAAGTLADRYGRKRILIVGMLLFGITSLVCGLAQNAPVLIVSRFLQGVGGGVMLICQLAVLSHQFQQGKERSKAFAIWGVVFGMGLGFGPIVGGVIVALSSWHWVFLVHVPLTVLALALVVGSVEESSDPHAKKLDLPGIVTLSAAVFGLSLFITQGPDMGFASPQAIAIVVASVASFVAFLWVEKINPHPMFDFSVFRVRNFSGAIIGSVGMNFSFWPFMIYLPIYFQGGLGYDAVSAGSALLAYTLPTLLMPPLAERLSLRYRPGVVIPAGLLVIGAGFMAMRYGSGVADASWITMLPGCLLAGIGLGLTNTPVTNTTTGSVSSTRAGMASGIDMSARLITLAINIALMGFILLAGIAASLRHALPASFDAAQLRALAEKVAAGNFASLAQSFPELSQLDPSGAAVHAALVSGFDWVLLFGGIGVWVLAAISFVIFAGHRRLERVPG encoded by the coding sequence ATGCCTCTCTCCCATGCCAGCAAGAACTGGATCGCGCTGGCCGCGATATCTCTTGTGGCCCTGATGTTCGGCCTGGAAATCTCCAGCGTGCCGGTGATCCTCCCCACCCTGGAGCAGGTCCTGCACGGCGACTTCAGGGATATGCAATGGATCATGAATGCCTACACCATTGCCTGCACCACGGTGCTGATGGCGGCCGGCACGCTGGCCGACCGCTATGGCCGCAAGCGCATTCTCATCGTTGGCATGCTGCTGTTTGGCATCACCTCGCTGGTCTGCGGCCTGGCGCAGAACGCGCCGGTGCTGATCGTGAGCCGCTTTTTGCAGGGCGTGGGCGGCGGCGTCATGCTGATCTGCCAGTTGGCGGTGCTGTCGCACCAGTTCCAGCAAGGCAAGGAGCGCAGCAAGGCCTTTGCCATCTGGGGCGTAGTCTTTGGCATGGGCCTGGGCTTTGGGCCGATCGTGGGTGGCGTGATCGTGGCCTTGTCGAGCTGGCACTGGGTGTTTCTGGTCCATGTACCGCTGACCGTGCTGGCCTTGGCGCTGGTGGTGGGCAGCGTCGAGGAATCAAGCGACCCGCATGCCAAGAAGCTGGATTTGCCGGGCATCGTCACGCTCTCGGCGGCGGTATTCGGGCTGAGCCTGTTCATCACGCAGGGGCCGGACATGGGTTTTGCCAGCCCGCAGGCCATTGCCATCGTCGTGGCCTCGGTGGCGAGCTTTGTGGCCTTTTTGTGGGTGGAGAAGATCAACCCGCACCCGATGTTCGATTTTTCTGTCTTCAGGGTGCGCAATTTTTCGGGCGCCATCATTGGCTCGGTCGGCATGAACTTCAGCTTCTGGCCGTTCATGATTTACCTGCCGATCTACTTCCAGGGCGGGCTGGGTTACGACGCCGTTAGCGCTGGATCGGCGCTGTTGGCCTACACGCTGCCCACGCTGCTTATGCCGCCGCTGGCGGAGCGCCTGTCGCTGCGTTATCGGCCCGGCGTGGTCATTCCTGCCGGCTTGCTGGTGATTGGCGCGGGCTTCATGGCCATGCGCTACGGTAGCGGCGTGGCCGATGCCAGTTGGATCACCATGCTGCCCGGCTGCCTGCTGGCCGGCATTGGCCTGGGCCTGACCAATACGCCGGTGACCAATACCACCACGGGGTCGGTGTCCAGCACGCGTGCCGGCATGGCCTCTGGCATCGACATGAGCGCGCGGCTGATAACGCTGGCCATCAATATCGCGCTGATGGGCTTCATCCTGCTGGCAGGCATCGCGGCCTCGTTGAGGCATGCATTGCCCGCTTCCTTTGATGCGGCGCAGTTGCGCGCGCTGGCAGAGAAGGTCGCTGCGGGGAACTTTGCATCCCTGGCGCAGAGCTTCCCCGAGCTGTCGCAGCTGGACCCATCCGGCGCCGCCGTTCATGCGGCGCTGGTGAGTGGCTTTGATTGGGTGCTGCTCTTTGGCGGCATCGGCGTGTGGGTGCTGGCCGCGATCAGCTTTGTGATCTTTGCGGGGCACAGGCGCCTGGAGCGTGTGCCTGGTTAG